A window from Nitrospira sp. ND1 encodes these proteins:
- a CDS encoding cytochrome c, whose translation MSEVVKLQLIGLCVVGLGTVILLFIKGQFIRVIGFVAIVLGLFSLVALAVPQMASLPPAEESINIADIKTPTDMATIGQKIFFSKGQCALCHSIGPSESARCPDLKGIGAKLSREFIFESLTEPQAYLYLDYRHEGVPKEYPARMPYINKNPIGLSKNEILSVIAFLQQMSGEPISVSPTELDLPRATPAPVKAADAGALAVAQAR comes from the coding sequence ATGAGTGAAGTAGTCAAACTGCAGTTAATCGGTCTCTGTGTCGTCGGACTCGGAACCGTGATCCTCCTGTTCATCAAGGGGCAATTCATTCGGGTCATTGGTTTCGTGGCGATCGTGCTAGGACTGTTTTCATTGGTCGCTCTGGCCGTTCCCCAGATGGCCTCATTGCCGCCTGCTGAAGAAAGCATCAACATCGCCGATATCAAGACGCCGACGGACATGGCGACGATCGGGCAGAAGATCTTCTTCAGCAAGGGCCAGTGTGCGCTCTGCCATTCTATCGGCCCGAGCGAATCGGCACGCTGTCCGGATCTGAAGGGAATCGGGGCCAAGCTGTCCCGCGAGTTTATTTTTGAGAGTCTGACCGAGCCGCAAGCGTATCTTTATCTGGACTACCGACACGAGGGAGTTCCGAAGGAGTATCCGGCCCGGATGCCGTATATCAACAAGAATCCAATCGGCCTGTCCAAGAACGAAATTCTGTCGGTCATTGCATTCCTGCAACAGATGAGCGGTGAGCCGATCAGCGTGAGTCCGACGGAATTGGATTTGCCGCGGGCAACACCGGCGCCGGTCAAAGCGGCTGATGCCGGGGCGCTGGCGGTGGCACAGGCTCGATAG
- a CDS encoding cytochrome ubiquinol oxidase subunit I, producing MMNRGQIVTNHGSQIAGRVALLAGCAALLAWVGMPDAALAQEAAPQAPTAYRDIPYIGSRNLVWIIAQLHLLLAGFVLGVPIFAWLCEIVGWKSGDKRYDKLAKEFTKLLTSSYATTALFGGILLFLLIGFYPKLMAYLTDIFFPSFLVYCGLFLVETATLYLYWYGWDAMAEGSGKKFHIFLGFLLNVFAFFIMIVPNSWATFQSSPVVISEGSDFARAWAATWNPTWWPVNIHRLIANVVLGGYICGAYAGIRYLSAKSQEERYHYDWMGYVGNFIGVFGLLPLPFAGYWLMREIYQYNQQMGITLMGGFLSWLFILQAMLIGVLFLGSNYYFWLGITHRIPGSETQYRKPIMAMLIILLLCLGVWMTPHSLVASLEEAQKMGGTHHPLLGVFGVMSAKMTVSNLMVLVTFMSFIMYWRAGKQDTAGWAKAAKALMGGVLGLAAIAVIVLGVWGYFVPAIIRINYFSTSQVGIVIFVMLTITPLTALLLKSAKTTTEMVWGRMPPRAGYALVLNAVMVILLMTLMGYARSSSRVHWHIYGVMRDSSQYAFSPALGYAAALMALNTFLFCMLVAFIFWVATMGDKAKAAASTKGSVEPGAIPAMAGGSPALDGPEADASEEKRPV from the coding sequence ATGATGAACCGGGGTCAGATCGTCACCAATCACGGGAGCCAAATCGCAGGCCGTGTGGCCCTGTTGGCCGGATGTGCGGCACTGCTGGCATGGGTGGGAATGCCGGATGCGGCCCTTGCTCAGGAAGCTGCCCCGCAGGCTCCGACCGCGTATCGAGATATTCCGTATATCGGCAGTCGAAACCTTGTCTGGATTATCGCCCAGCTCCATTTGCTCCTCGCCGGCTTCGTGCTTGGCGTGCCGATCTTTGCCTGGTTGTGCGAAATCGTCGGCTGGAAATCAGGCGATAAGCGTTATGACAAGCTGGCCAAAGAGTTTACCAAGCTCTTGACGTCTTCATACGCCACGACGGCACTGTTCGGCGGTATCCTGTTGTTCCTGCTCATCGGCTTCTATCCGAAGTTGATGGCTTATCTCACGGATATCTTTTTCCCATCCTTTCTCGTCTATTGCGGTCTCTTCCTTGTGGAAACGGCCACGCTGTACCTGTACTGGTACGGGTGGGACGCCATGGCCGAGGGTAGCGGGAAGAAGTTTCACATTTTCCTGGGATTTCTCCTCAACGTGTTCGCGTTCTTTATCATGATCGTGCCCAACTCGTGGGCGACGTTCCAGTCCAGTCCAGTGGTGATCTCGGAGGGCAGCGATTTCGCGCGGGCGTGGGCGGCGACGTGGAATCCGACCTGGTGGCCGGTCAACATTCACCGCTTGATCGCCAACGTGGTGCTCGGTGGTTATATTTGTGGCGCGTACGCCGGCATCCGGTATCTGTCGGCCAAGAGCCAGGAAGAGCGCTATCACTACGATTGGATGGGATACGTCGGGAACTTTATCGGCGTGTTCGGACTCTTGCCTCTTCCATTCGCCGGGTACTGGCTGATGCGGGAAATTTATCAGTACAACCAGCAGATGGGTATCACGCTCATGGGCGGATTCCTCTCCTGGTTGTTCATTCTGCAGGCCATGTTGATCGGTGTGCTCTTCCTGGGCTCCAACTACTACTTCTGGCTCGGAATCACCCATCGAATTCCGGGGTCGGAAACGCAATATCGCAAACCGATTATGGCGATGTTGATCATTCTTCTGCTCTGCCTCGGTGTGTGGATGACCCCGCACTCCCTCGTTGCCAGCTTGGAAGAGGCCCAAAAGATGGGCGGCACGCACCATCCTTTGTTGGGCGTATTCGGCGTCATGTCGGCCAAAATGACCGTTTCCAATCTCATGGTGCTCGTCACATTCATGAGCTTCATTATGTATTGGCGTGCCGGTAAGCAAGACACCGCAGGATGGGCCAAGGCCGCCAAGGCTCTGATGGGAGGTGTGCTCGGGTTGGCAGCCATAGCAGTCATCGTGCTCGGTGTCTGGGGTTATTTCGTTCCCGCTATTATCCGTATCAATTACTTCTCTACGTCCCAGGTGGGTATCGTCATCTTTGTGATGTTGACGATTACTCCGCTCACTGCGCTCCTTCTCAAGAGCGCCAAGACCACCACCGAAATGGTGTGGGGAAGAATGCCACCACGCGCCGGCTATGCGCTGGTATTGAACGCGGTCATGGTCATCCTGCTCATGACCCTCATGGGCTATGCGCGTTCTTCATCCCGCGTTCACTGGCACATCTACGGTGTGATGCGCGATTCCTCCCAGTACGCGTTTTCTCCCGCGCTTGGTTATGCGGCCGCGCTGATGGCGCTGAACACGTTCTTGTTCTGTATGTTGGTGGCTTTTATTTTCTGGGTTGCCACGATGGGAGACAAGGCCAAGGCCGCTGCCAGTACCAAAGGTTCGGTCGAGCCAGGAGCCATACCCGCGATGGCCGGCGGGTCGCCGGCGCTGGATGGGCCTGAGGCCGATGCTTCTGAGGAAAAACGTCCGGTCTGA
- a CDS encoding cytochrome bc complex cytochrome b subunit: MDTTTQPTTTQPSAIEKVFAFVDERVGLKTLQAKMLNEPVPGGSRWAYVFGSVLLFIFIMQAVTGILLMFYYVPTADHAYASTQYIIHSVDYGWFLLSYHFWGSTAMVVCVFAHMSQVFLWGAYKKPRELIWLVGLALFGIVMGFGFTGYLLPWDQRAYWATTVGVEIMDKTPLLGDFMARFLKGGATPGQMTLSRFFVIHVMVLPAALMGLAGLHLFLFRKAGPAGPFRGSVEEIKAKTDYFFPRQIWKDIVGMVAVFLCICSLAFWEPIVLLEEATPDPGDYHPEPEWYFLFLFQLLRLKVFAGEFGQFLGAIALPGAFMALLAALPFIDRSPERNIFKRPIALIGWIVVMASILIFTVAAIINREFLE; the protein is encoded by the coding sequence ATGGATACGACTACGCAGCCGACGACCACTCAGCCCTCAGCCATTGAAAAAGTCTTCGCCTTTGTCGACGAACGCGTCGGGCTGAAGACTCTGCAAGCCAAAATGCTCAACGAGCCCGTCCCAGGCGGGTCGCGATGGGCGTATGTATTTGGCTCCGTCCTGCTCTTTATTTTCATCATGCAGGCGGTTACTGGCATTTTGTTGATGTTCTATTACGTGCCGACGGCCGACCATGCCTATGCGAGCACCCAATACATCATCCACTCGGTGGATTACGGCTGGTTCTTGTTGAGCTATCACTTTTGGGGATCCACGGCGATGGTCGTGTGCGTGTTCGCCCATATGTCCCAAGTCTTTCTCTGGGGCGCCTACAAGAAACCGCGCGAACTCATCTGGTTGGTCGGTTTGGCCCTCTTCGGCATTGTCATGGGATTCGGCTTTACCGGCTATCTACTGCCGTGGGATCAACGGGCCTACTGGGCCACGACGGTCGGTGTTGAGATCATGGACAAGACGCCGCTTCTCGGCGACTTCATGGCGCGCTTCCTGAAGGGCGGCGCGACGCCAGGCCAGATGACGCTGAGTCGCTTCTTCGTCATTCACGTCATGGTTCTTCCGGCGGCCTTGATGGGGCTCGCGGGACTGCATCTGTTCCTGTTCCGTAAGGCTGGCCCTGCCGGACCCTTCCGGGGCAGCGTGGAAGAAATTAAGGCCAAGACCGACTATTTCTTTCCCCGTCAAATCTGGAAAGACATTGTTGGGATGGTCGCGGTCTTCCTGTGTATCTGTAGCCTCGCGTTCTGGGAGCCGATTGTGCTCCTCGAAGAGGCCACGCCGGATCCCGGAGATTACCACCCGGAACCGGAATGGTACTTCCTCTTCTTGTTCCAACTGCTGCGTCTGAAGGTGTTTGCCGGAGAGTTCGGGCAGTTCCTCGGCGCCATTGCCTTGCCGGGCGCGTTCATGGCGTTGCTCGCGGCATTGCCGTTCATCGATCGCAGCCCGGAACGCAATATCTTCAAGCGACCGATCGCCTTGATCGGATGGATTGTGGTCATGGCGAGCATTCTGATTTTCACCGTGGCGGCAATCATCAACCGCGAATTTCTCGAATAG
- a CDS encoding ubiquinol-cytochrome c reductase iron-sulfur subunit produces MQPKLKSKVRCTDGEVGEVRRVIMDPLSHEISHIVVGAGAADSVERQVPMGQVQGVAEEVVTLRGTSAEYTALPAFKRDEYVTTHEVEIAHLEERIHVTPGEVLVPFPELERSVKRRTFFMNFTHAIGFLIGLPIAFPVLRYLMKPMYSPFDNQWLKIGNSGKIKQDDVGVQFKFKRKIKEAYMPEQEIDKNVWVLKATPKVLETIYQGKDMEFHDAAGKVIWTNKKDVPYIAYSGKCPHLGCGFKWRTHKALGQVFLCPCHLSIYDAAGKVLDGPAPRALDPLPIKVTAAGDITIIDMEFKAGTKAQVRIV; encoded by the coding sequence ATGCAGCCGAAACTGAAATCCAAAGTTCGATGTACGGACGGTGAAGTCGGGGAGGTGCGCAGGGTCATTATGGACCCGCTCTCCCACGAGATTAGCCATATCGTGGTCGGCGCCGGCGCAGCGGATTCGGTCGAGCGCCAGGTCCCTATGGGGCAGGTGCAAGGAGTCGCCGAAGAGGTCGTGACGCTCCGTGGCACCTCGGCAGAGTACACGGCACTTCCGGCGTTTAAGCGTGACGAGTATGTGACCACTCATGAGGTGGAAATTGCTCACCTGGAGGAGCGCATCCATGTCACTCCGGGTGAAGTGCTGGTTCCCTTCCCGGAGCTTGAGCGCAGCGTCAAGCGGCGGACCTTCTTCATGAATTTCACTCACGCCATCGGATTTCTCATCGGTTTGCCGATCGCATTTCCCGTGCTGCGATACCTGATGAAGCCGATGTATTCCCCCTTCGACAATCAATGGCTCAAGATCGGCAACTCCGGAAAGATCAAGCAGGATGACGTCGGCGTGCAGTTCAAGTTCAAAAGAAAAATTAAAGAAGCCTACATGCCGGAGCAGGAAATCGACAAAAACGTCTGGGTCTTGAAGGCGACTCCAAAGGTGCTGGAGACGATTTATCAGGGTAAAGACATGGAGTTTCACGACGCGGCCGGAAAGGTCATCTGGACCAACAAGAAAGACGTGCCCTACATCGCGTATTCCGGCAAGTGTCCTCACCTGGGGTGCGGTTTCAAGTGGCGAACGCATAAGGCGCTCGGCCAGGTCTTTCTGTGCCCTTGTCACTTGAGCATCTATGACGCAGCCGGAAAGGTCCTTGATGGGCCGGCTCCGCGTGCGTTGGATCCGCTCCCGATTAAGGTTACTGCAGCGGGCGACATCACCATTATCGATATGGAATTCAAGGCGGGCACCAAGGCCCAGGTTCGGATTGTCTAA
- a CDS encoding cytochrome c: MIGGILFGATNALGFPFVFQVLFFGYAMLGAVVFIILDLPPLKPISGGKAAGALVVFYAILSVAYIAGGAVWPQFDPEDEKGKIDKILKPKREHYEAGKVEVLLQRAKALDEKAKELTARLQALGAAQAPADQKAGGEAAPTATTAAAGGDIAKLGEEQWQLQECYNCHKLNGEGGKKRGPELDNIGNLLSAEEIAIKILDPKSYKAEGFEKEYEKGKMPDKYKDLMEPKDVQALAGWLASYKNASVNTPKPIKMK, translated from the coding sequence GTGATCGGCGGAATTCTGTTCGGAGCCACCAACGCACTGGGATTTCCGTTTGTGTTCCAGGTGCTGTTTTTTGGCTATGCCATGCTCGGCGCCGTCGTCTTTATTATTCTCGACCTCCCTCCGCTCAAGCCGATCAGCGGGGGAAAAGCTGCGGGAGCCCTCGTCGTATTCTACGCCATTCTATCGGTCGCCTATATTGCAGGTGGCGCTGTATGGCCGCAGTTTGATCCGGAAGACGAAAAAGGCAAGATCGACAAGATCTTGAAGCCGAAGCGAGAACATTACGAGGCCGGCAAAGTCGAGGTTCTGTTGCAGCGCGCCAAGGCGCTCGATGAAAAGGCCAAAGAACTGACGGCGCGTTTGCAGGCGTTGGGTGCTGCGCAGGCTCCGGCGGATCAAAAGGCCGGTGGAGAGGCTGCACCGACGGCGACGACAGCCGCTGCGGGTGGTGATATCGCCAAGCTCGGTGAGGAGCAATGGCAACTTCAGGAGTGCTACAACTGTCACAAGCTGAACGGCGAAGGCGGTAAGAAGCGTGGCCCGGAATTGGACAACATTGGCAACCTCCTGTCGGCTGAGGAAATCGCGATAAAGATTCTCGACCCGAAGAGCTATAAGGCCGAAGGCTTCGAGAAGGAGTACGAAAAAGGGAAGATGCCCGACAAGTACAAGGACCTGATGGAGCCCAAGGATGTGCAGGCGCTGGCGGGTTGGTTGGCCAGTTACAAGAATGCTTCGGTCAATACTCCGAAGCCCATCAAGATGAAGTGA
- a CDS encoding cytochrome ubiquinol oxidase subunit I encodes MKIWQRCLLVMFALVAILGGVAYAQAPSAPPVEFPYTGNRTAVWIVAQLHILFAGFILGAPIFVVISEWLGYRKQDPRYDRLAKEVTKVTVILYSMTALTGGLFIFVLLATYPQFTTWLINHFFLIFAVVYPLLFIGETIILYMYFYTWDAWKGEKKARHIALGVLLNLIGSITLFVIDGPTSFMNTPVRAEGVSPAEFLATASLWDKVFNYSWMPLNLHRLVGNVTFGGFIAGLIAAYMFMGSKKEEERAYYDWMGFVGNMIGVGALLFLPFMGYLLSYELCDYDASICPYMMADQLSMFFEMQGAMVGLIFLASNYYIWLSMKRIEGVERVRMTVIAPIVMVLLPIVMTKVLTDYPVPDATSLAFLVPLLLAPVILGRFIPLTVSSSTVIKVGFLMVVVGNAIWMTPHGFVPTGAKLVAELELPSDWNFLALMPAKNSAAFTLIFVTVVNYVIYNRAVSQGTIVWGKIDFASQFVLVFLAFSAIWTMGLMGAVRSLLRKYFHAYNLLPDFTAESFTPTLSYSAWWITGITVTFFAVVSFAIIVTLRPSDSKGHAHEGSPVPAGAK; translated from the coding sequence ATGAAAATCTGGCAGCGCTGTTTGTTGGTTATGTTCGCGCTAGTGGCGATATTGGGAGGTGTGGCATACGCCCAGGCTCCCAGTGCGCCCCCCGTGGAGTTCCCTTATACCGGGAATCGCACGGCGGTATGGATCGTCGCTCAGCTCCACATTCTCTTTGCGGGATTCATTCTGGGGGCCCCGATTTTCGTCGTCATCTCGGAATGGTTGGGGTATCGCAAGCAGGATCCACGCTATGACCGGCTGGCGAAAGAGGTCACCAAGGTCACGGTCATTCTCTACAGCATGACGGCATTAACGGGCGGTCTCTTTATCTTCGTGTTGCTCGCAACCTATCCACAGTTCACGACCTGGCTCATCAATCACTTCTTCCTGATATTTGCGGTGGTGTATCCGCTGTTGTTTATCGGCGAGACCATCATCCTCTACATGTATTTTTATACGTGGGATGCGTGGAAGGGTGAGAAGAAGGCGCGCCATATCGCACTGGGCGTGCTGTTGAATCTCATCGGTTCGATCACGCTGTTCGTGATCGACGGTCCGACCTCCTTCATGAATACCCCTGTGAGGGCCGAGGGCGTCTCGCCGGCGGAATTCCTGGCGACCGCTTCCCTGTGGGATAAGGTGTTCAACTATAGTTGGATGCCGCTTAATCTCCATAGGCTTGTCGGTAACGTGACGTTCGGCGGATTCATCGCCGGCCTGATTGCCGCCTACATGTTCATGGGCTCGAAGAAGGAAGAAGAGCGGGCCTACTACGATTGGATGGGGTTTGTCGGCAACATGATCGGTGTCGGCGCGCTCTTGTTCTTGCCGTTTATGGGTTATTTGCTGTCCTATGAGCTCTGCGACTACGACGCCTCAATTTGTCCGTACATGATGGCCGACCAGCTCTCGATGTTCTTCGAAATGCAGGGCGCCATGGTGGGCCTGATTTTCTTGGCCAGCAATTACTATATCTGGTTGAGCATGAAGCGGATCGAGGGGGTGGAGCGGGTCCGTATGACCGTGATCGCGCCGATCGTGATGGTGTTGCTGCCGATCGTCATGACCAAGGTCCTGACCGACTATCCAGTGCCTGATGCGACATCGCTGGCGTTCCTCGTGCCGCTCCTGTTGGCGCCCGTTATTCTGGGGCGATTTATACCTCTGACAGTATCGTCCAGCACGGTCATCAAGGTCGGCTTCTTGATGGTAGTCGTGGGAAATGCGATCTGGATGACGCCGCACGGTTTTGTGCCCACTGGGGCCAAGTTGGTTGCGGAGTTGGAATTGCCATCCGACTGGAATTTCCTTGCACTGATGCCGGCGAAAAACTCCGCCGCGTTCACCTTGATCTTCGTGACGGTGGTGAACTATGTCATCTACAACCGTGCGGTTTCGCAGGGGACCATTGTGTGGGGTAAGATCGATTTCGCCTCACAGTTCGTTTTGGTCTTCCTGGCCTTCAGCGCCATTTGGACCATGGGGCTGATGGGTGCCGTACGATCGTTGTTGCGGAAGTATTTTCACGCCTACAACCTGCTGCCTGATTTTACCGCCGAGTCCTTCACGCCAACGCTGTCTTACTCGGCCTGGTGGATTACAGGCATTACCGTGACCTTTTTTGCCGTGGTCAGCTTTGCCATCATCGTGACATTGCGCCCCTCGGATTCGAAGGGCCATGCGCACGAGGGGAGCCCTGTGCCGGCCGGTGCTAAGTAA
- a CDS encoding c-type cytochrome has product MKQAGMKRLALMVGILGFGFGVAACGGGEGGGEGPVVPPPPAPAEYADKHMPAGWWTDPKIIEEGKELYIGGKNPDVNCASCHGKDGKPVKAGARDFRNGDRMKLYSDSVWFWRISEGVPNTKMKPWKSKLSEEDRWKILAFERSFGLAGKGWDANKKDWVPADQVK; this is encoded by the coding sequence ATGAAACAAGCAGGCATGAAGAGATTGGCTCTGATGGTCGGCATTCTTGGGTTCGGTTTTGGCGTCGCCGCCTGCGGCGGTGGTGAAGGGGGAGGCGAAGGCCCCGTAGTTCCGCCGCCACCCGCTCCCGCGGAGTATGCCGACAAGCATATGCCTGCCGGTTGGTGGACGGATCCGAAAATTATCGAAGAAGGTAAGGAGTTGTACATCGGCGGCAAGAACCCCGACGTCAATTGCGCCAGTTGCCATGGTAAGGACGGCAAGCCGGTCAAGGCGGGCGCCCGGGACTTCCGCAATGGCGATCGCATGAAGTTGTATTCTGACTCGGTTTGGTTCTGGCGTATTTCTGAGGGCGTTCCCAACACCAAGATGAAGCCCTGGAAGAGCAAGTTGTCCGAAGAGGATCGTTGGAAGATTTTGGCGTTTGAACGTTCCTTCGGTTTGGCGGGTAAGGGCTGGGATGCCAACAAGAAGGATTGGGTACCTGCTGATCAGGTGAAGTAA
- a CDS encoding carboxypeptidase-like regulatory domain-containing protein encodes MRWRRAISRKTAWRVVVVWGLISTLFVPSVLFASHAADHRFTVEGFVCGKDGRPGANVEVLVKDTRITVGQTVTTDGDGYYKVTLHLHNDNVGDPLLVEVGGEQKNYKIQFDPNDLETERKLRVDFGSGCERDLGPPQWLLYGLGIAAVAIVGWIGLKISRKRMREEQRRKKGQGKRQK; translated from the coding sequence ATGCGATGGCGGAGAGCAATTAGTCGGAAAACCGCCTGGCGCGTCGTTGTCGTTTGGGGCCTGATCTCGACGTTGTTTGTGCCGTCGGTCTTGTTCGCGAGCCACGCAGCCGACCATCGATTTACCGTCGAAGGTTTTGTGTGTGGCAAAGACGGTCGACCCGGCGCCAATGTTGAGGTGCTGGTAAAAGATACGCGGATCACGGTCGGCCAGACTGTGACGACCGATGGTGACGGGTACTATAAAGTCACCCTGCATCTTCACAATGATAATGTGGGCGACCCGTTGTTAGTTGAAGTCGGCGGGGAGCAAAAGAATTATAAAATCCAGTTCGACCCGAACGATCTGGAGACGGAACGTAAGCTTCGGGTTGATTTCGGAAGTGGGTGTGAGCGCGATCTTGGTCCTCCGCAGTGGTTGTTGTACGGGCTGGGGATCGCGGCTGTTGCTATTGTGGGATGGATTGGGCTAAAGATCTCCCGCAAGCGGATGCGAGAAGAGCAACGGCGAAAGAAGGGACAGGGGAAGCGGCAGAAATAG
- the hpnH gene encoding adenosyl-hopene transferase HpnH has product MAVPVSQMYTVTKYVLTQKLRGVKRYPLVLMLEPLFRCNLACAGCGKIQYPDHVLDKRLTPAQCWAAADECAAPIISIPGGEPLIHPEMPEIVRGLVERQKYVYLCTNAILMERKLDEYPPSKFLTFSVHMDGLRDEHDLAVCRDGVYDVAVKAIKAALKRGHRVTTNTTLFDDANPERVRKFFDEMMGLGVEGMMISPGYSYQKAPDQQHFLKRSRTTELFSKILGNRKRGWQFNQSPLFLEFLMGKREYQCTPWGNPTYNVFGWQRPCYLLQEGYVSSFRELMEQTDWDSYGTGRNEKCADCMVHCGYEASAVEDTFGSFSGFAKTVKITLLPNAR; this is encoded by the coding sequence ATGGCTGTTCCAGTCTCCCAGATGTATACAGTGACCAAGTACGTGTTGACCCAGAAACTCCGGGGGGTCAAACGGTATCCGCTCGTGCTCATGCTCGAGCCCCTGTTTCGTTGCAACCTCGCGTGCGCGGGGTGCGGCAAGATTCAATATCCGGATCATGTCCTGGATAAGCGGTTGACCCCGGCGCAATGTTGGGCTGCGGCCGACGAATGCGCGGCGCCCATCATCAGTATTCCGGGCGGTGAGCCGCTGATCCATCCCGAGATGCCTGAGATCGTGCGGGGGCTCGTGGAGCGTCAGAAGTATGTGTATCTCTGCACGAATGCCATTTTGATGGAACGGAAACTGGACGAATATCCGCCGTCGAAATTTCTGACGTTCAGCGTGCACATGGACGGCCTGCGGGATGAGCACGACCTGGCAGTTTGCCGGGACGGCGTCTACGATGTGGCGGTGAAGGCGATCAAGGCGGCGCTCAAGCGGGGTCATCGCGTCACGACCAACACGACGTTGTTCGACGATGCGAATCCCGAGCGGGTCCGGAAGTTTTTCGATGAAATGATGGGGCTCGGCGTCGAGGGTATGATGATCTCGCCCGGGTATAGCTATCAGAAGGCCCCGGATCAACAGCATTTTCTCAAGCGCAGTCGTACCACGGAATTGTTCTCCAAGATTTTGGGCAATCGGAAGCGCGGCTGGCAGTTCAACCAGTCGCCGCTGTTCCTGGAGTTCCTCATGGGCAAGCGCGAGTATCAATGCACGCCCTGGGGGAACCCCACGTACAACGTCTTTGGCTGGCAGCGCCCCTGCTATTTGCTGCAGGAGGGCTATGTGTCGAGCTTCCGGGAGTTGATGGAACAGACGGATTGGGATTCCTATGGCACCGGGCGCAACGAAAAGTGCGCGGATTGCATGGTGCATTGCGGATATGAGGCTTCGGCAGTGGAGGATACGTTCGGGTCGTTCTCCGGCTTTGCCAAGACCGTGAAGATCACCCTGTTGCCGAATGCGCGCTAA
- a CDS encoding Wzz/FepE/Etk N-terminal domain-containing protein translates to MSRVLDSPQVVMTPPRGHGANLTSRDGMGPQDLLSVVSRRRGLVATIIAASLLGAFAVSALLLPKAYESTATLLPQLDSKEGGSLAALLATTGAGGMAQNLGMGLPSMPTTPTDVFVAILKSRVMADEAIAKFGLMAVYNERTMHDTRVELAERVRVSVSKEKVIKVTVEDADPQRAADIAAFFVSSLDRLNRTLNVSKASYNRAFIERRLAETQTGLVKTEEALRDFQRNNKAVAVEAQSKAMIEAAAMIQGQITGYEVQLQVMSAYLSPDNPDLSRVRSSIEELKKQLALLEFGKGAKGASPGDRLHPAMVTVPDLALQYGRLFRELKVRETLYALLTSQYEQAKITEARDTPTVQVLDPPIPADKQIKPRVVFNTAVAGLLGACLAIILAYGLEARARRNAGLPG, encoded by the coding sequence ATGAGTCGGGTATTGGATAGTCCTCAGGTGGTCATGACTCCTCCGCGCGGTCACGGGGCGAACCTGACGAGCCGCGACGGGATGGGGCCGCAGGATCTCTTGTCGGTGGTCTCGCGGCGTCGGGGGCTGGTGGCGACGATTATAGCGGCCTCGTTGCTGGGTGCCTTCGCCGTCAGTGCCCTCCTCCTTCCCAAAGCGTATGAATCGACCGCGACCCTGCTGCCGCAGCTGGATTCGAAAGAAGGCGGGAGTCTGGCGGCGCTGTTGGCGACCACCGGTGCCGGCGGGATGGCGCAGAATCTCGGGATGGGGCTGCCCAGCATGCCGACGACGCCTACCGACGTCTTTGTGGCAATCCTCAAGTCGCGGGTGATGGCGGACGAGGCGATTGCCAAGTTCGGCCTGATGGCGGTGTACAACGAGCGGACGATGCACGATACCCGCGTCGAACTGGCAGAGCGCGTTCGGGTCAGCGTCTCGAAAGAAAAAGTCATCAAGGTGACGGTGGAAGATGCGGATCCCCAGCGGGCTGCCGATATCGCAGCCTTTTTCGTGAGCAGTCTGGACCGCCTGAACCGCACCTTGAATGTCAGCAAGGCCAGTTATAATCGCGCGTTCATCGAGCGGCGTCTTGCGGAGACGCAAACGGGACTGGTGAAAACCGAAGAGGCCTTACGGGACTTTCAGCGAAATAATAAAGCGGTGGCCGTCGAGGCGCAGTCCAAGGCCATGATCGAGGCTGCGGCCATGATCCAGGGGCAGATCACCGGCTATGAGGTACAACTTCAGGTGATGAGTGCCTACCTGTCCCCGGACAATCCCGATCTCTCACGGGTCCGTTCCAGCATCGAGGAGTTGAAGAAGCAGCTGGCCTTGCTGGAGTTCGGGAAGGGGGCGAAAGGCGCCTCGCCGGGAGACCGCCTCCATCCGGCCATGGTGACGGTGCCGGATCTGGCCCTGCAATACGGGCGATTGTTCCGCGAGTTGAAGGTGCGGGAGACGCTCTATGCGTTGCTCACCTCACAATATGAGCAGGCGAAAATTACCGAAGCTCGTGATACGCCCACGGTTCAGGTTCTGGACCCGCCTATCCCCGCCGACAAGCAGATCAAGCCGCGGGTGGTCTTCAATACGGCCGTAGCCGGTCTGTTGGGGGCGTGTCTCGCGATCATCCTGGCCTACGGGCTGGAGGCGCGCGCCAGAAGAAATGCCGGTCTGCCCGGTTGA